DNA sequence from the Treponema sp. OMZ 838 genome:
AATTTTAATGTCCATACGTCTTATTTACGCGCTGCTGTTCAAGCGGGTTTTGATGTGCTGAGCTTTGCAAATAACCATACAAACGATCACGGCAGAACCGGTATTGACGGAACGCTTGCTGCGGTGCGGACAGTGCAAAAGGAACGGCTTACCGCCGGTATGCTTCCCCCATTCTTAATATTTTCCGGCTTAAAGGATTCTGAAAATGATCGTATACAAGTAACCCCGTTCTTTTATAAAGGGTGGAATATACTCTTTTGTTCCGTTACCGAGATTTTGAATTCTTATGATTCATCAAAGAATCGACTTTATTACAGTGCACCGACAAAACAGGGAAGGGAAGCACTCCTTTCGGCTATTAAAGAAGCTCGCAACAGATATCCTTGCGATTTATTTATCTTAGGGCTCCATCTCAATGAGCCTGAGTACGGACGGACTGTCTCCGAAGCAAAAAAAGCGTGGTTTAAACAGCTCGGCGAAGCGGGAATTGATATTGTTTGGGCTCATCATCCTCATGTAATGCAATCGTGGGAGACTATTACGGTCGAACGGCCTCTCGTTTTACAAGAAGCTGTTATTTCGGAACAGTGTCAAATCTTTTGTATGTATTCGATGGGAAATTTTATTTCAGGGCAGCGTTGGCACACACGGTATGACGACCCTGCATTCTATCGTGAATACACCGGTGATGCTGTGCTGCTGCAGCTAACGTGTACGCGGAACGAAGCGGGGAGGGCGGACTTTTCGGTATCACCTCTGCTTATTACCCAATACAATGAACCGGCATATCCGGTGGTCAAACGCTTTACGCAGGAGTGGATCGATACGCTCAACGAAAAAGAAAAGAAATATTTTACAAAAAGACTTGAGCTTATGCAGGGATATCTTCCAATAAATATTTCAAACGAATAAGGTATTAATTTGAGAGGTGTAATCTTCAGCAATATTATTCGTTCCGCGTTTTGGAGACAAAGCGGGTACATTCACTGATAAACTCAAGGTTGACGGTTGCGACGGGGCCGTTGCGTTGTTTTGCTACAATCAGTTCGGTATCGGGACTTTCGCGTTTTTCTCGGTGTAAAAACATAACAACGTCGGCATCTTGTTCAATTGCGCCGGATTCCCGCAAATTGGCAAGTGTCGGTGCTGTTCCTTCGGCATCACGGCCTACCTGCGATAGTGCTATGACCGGAATGTTGAGCTCGCGGGCGAGGCTTTTAAGCGATTGAGAAATCTCTGCAAAACGCTCATGACGCGGGATGAGGTTGTTTTCCGAAGAAATTAAGCCGAGGTAATCGATAAAGATAATCTTTACCCCTTCCTGCAAACAGAGCTGCCGAGCCATCGCCCGTAAATCGAGCAGCTTCATATTGGGCATATCGACGATATAGAGCGGTGCATCATAGAGTCTTCCCGCTGCATCTTGAAGTTTTTGAAAATCAGCGGTTTGTAGATTCCCCGAACGGATTTTTGAAGAAGATACCCGCGATTCGAGAGAAAACAACCGGTGGATCAGCTGCATATTGGACATTTCAAGTGAAAAGAACGCAACCGGTATTTTTTTTATTACGGAAATATAGTCGGCAATAGTGAGCGCCAGTGCTGTTTTTCCGATTGATGGACGAGCCCCGATGATAATGAGTTCCGAGTTTTGGAAACCGCTCGTAAGACTGTCTAAAAATTCAAAACCGGAAGGGATACCGGAGAATTCATCGCGGTGTTTTGCACGCGCTTCGATGATTTCAATAGCTTCAAGAATAAGATCCTTTGGAGTATGGAAGGTCGCCGATTGCCCTGCATCGGTTAAATCGAAAATATTTTTCTGTGCCTGCTCCAGTACGGAAGAGTAGGCAACGGTTTGGTCAAAGACATCGGCAGAAATCTGATGTGAAATCCTCAACAGTGATCTGCGGATCGCTGCATCAAGCACAATTTTAGCATAATAGGTAACATTTGCCGTACTTGGAACAGCATCTGTCAGCGAAGCAATATAAGCGGTGCCACCTACGGAATCAAGAAGCCCTTCCTGTCTCAGATGCTCACTAATCACAAGGATATCGACATTCTGTCCTTTATTGTAAAGATCAACAACAGCCTGAAAGATTTTTTGGTGAGCAATCGTATAAAAACTTTCTGCACGGATATACTGTAAAACCGTTCCGATAGCATCCGAGTCAAGTAAAATAGCTCCGAGTACAGCTATTTCAGCCTCCGTATTATTCGGCGGTATTTTATCCTTCAATGAGGACAGTTGTTTCATCATATCCGACATTTTATTTTCCTTGATAATTTTTATATATGCCTAAAAAAATAAAAGAGAAGCCCTGATAGAACTTCTCTTTTATGATGGTGCTGCACCGTTTTCTCTCTATAAATAAATATAAGAGAAGTAGGCTATTCTTGTGTTTCTGCAGATTCTTCAACTTTTACGTCAGCTTGAACTTCTTCCGTTTCTTCCTGACGGCGGCGAGAGCGTTTCTCCGGTTTTGCTTCAACCGTTTTTTCAGCCTCGGGCTGAGCTTCTACCACGATAGGAAGTACTGCGACTGCAGCTTCATACAGTTTAAGGGTTGCGTTATAATGTCCCACGCTTTTAAAGGTAAGACCGGGCAGTTCAATGCGCTTCCGTTCGACTTCGAATCCGAGTTTCTGCAACTCGTCGGAAACTGTTTGGTTGGTAACCGCACCGTAGAGTTTCCCATTAGGACCTGCGGGCATAACGATTGTCAGTGTCAGTGCTTCAAGCCGCTCTTTTAAACCTGCTGCATTTTGCCGCTTAACAGCCTTCCGCTGTTCAATTTCTTCTTTGCGGCTTTCAAAATGGGCAAGGGTAAAAGAATTGCAGGGAACCGCTAAATTCCGCGGAAACAGATAGTTACGGGCATATCCTTTGGCAACATCCTTAATATCCCCCTCTTCTCCGAGGTGTTTGACATCTTCATTTAAAATTACTTTCATTTCAAGCTCCTTATAGGCGTACCGTTACAACGGTACATAATGATAAAAAGACAGCCGACCGGTATTCCAGGAGTTGGAATCCGGCAGCAGACAATTTAAAAACTCCTAAAAACACGGTTTTTAGGAGTATCAACTCTTAGTCTACAACGTAAGGGAGTAACGCAAGTGCTCGCGCACGCTTAATTTCGAGTGCAAGTTTACGCTGATGCTTTGCGCAGGTTCCGGTAATACGGCGGGGTAAAATCTTTCCACGTTCGGTAATAAAGCGCCGCAAAGAATCGGGATCTTTATAATCGATCTTTGCTTTCTGTGCGCAAAAGCGGCAAACTTTCTTACGGAAAAACATTTTTCCCTTTTTATTACCTTGCCGTTCCTCTCCTCCGCCTTCGCGGGGATTTTCCTGTGTATTTGTATCTACTTCAGCGGTATTCAGTATTTCATCTGCCATGTTTGATTCTCCTTAGAATGGAATATTGTCATAATTGGCGTTATCAAAATCGGCTTCATAACCGTCATTAGACGGCGGTGTATTTTGCCGAGCCTGATATGCCGAAGGTGCATTTGATCGCTGATATGTCTCCCGATTGCCGTTATTCATTTGCTGGCCGCTTCCGGAACCGCCCCCTAAAAGCTGAAGATTATTCGCGATAATTTCTACTTTACTGCGGGTTTGCCCGTCCTGTTCCCATCGGTTTTGCCGAAGTTCCCCGTCAATAGCGACTTGCTTTCCTTTTACAAGGTATTGATTAAGTGCTTCGCCCTGTCTGCCCCAAAGTACGATATCGAAGTAGTTGACTTCTTCAACCCATTCTTCACCATTTTTCCGCCGCCGATTAATTGCAATCGAAAATCTGCATACAGCAGCTCCTCCTTGGGTGTATTTTAATTCTGCATCACGGGTAAGCCTACCGACAAGTACGACATGGTTTATATCTGCCATCAATGTTCTCCTGAATTATTCATCAATTTTGATAAATAAAAAAGTCAAAAGGTTTTGATTGAGCTTAAACTTGCGGTCTATTTCGATAATCTTATCCGGTTCGGCATGGATATTGAACAATACATAGCGGCCTTTTGTTCTTTTTTTGATTTCATACGTTAATTCACGGTCTCCGAACGGGTCTTCGGAATCAATTTGGACGCTGAAGTCGCCCAAAACGGATCGAACGTCTTCAATGCCCGGCTTGAACTGCGCTTCCTCAATGGGAAAGACAGTCATCAATTCATACTTTCTCATGTGCCCTCCTAATGGCCATTAGCCCCGTATTTACTACGGGATGGAGTTGTTTATCGGGTTTAACCCCCGAAATAGCATTTACAGCCTTTTAATAGTCAATCCCACATAGTAGAAGCTATCATAAAGAGGTGTAAAAGCATATATTCCAGTATAGTATAAAAAGACTTGTTCAGTCAATGCTGCAATTTATCATTCATGATTGTAAATTATTTGTTCAAGCCTTGTTGTGTCCCGTATGCGCTGCGGGGTATCGTCTAAAATTGTCCCATCAATATTTCAGCCGAAGTTTACAGTATGCAAAATTACACCTTCCATTTTATGCTGTTTTACAGTATATTCATGCTTTATTGTTTTTAGATAGGAACCGTACGATACAAGCTGCCGAATATATCGTCAGCTTGTATCTACTCAAGTTTGCGTTGCAAACTTGTATATCTACTGCACATTCTCATTTCATTGCGAATGTGCGTAAAAAGTCAATCGAAAGTTGATACTTTCTTCTTGACTTTTTATAGGAGAAATATATGAAGAAACCATTAGTACCGATTACCTTGCTCTGCGGATACTTAGGCGCGGGCAAAACAACCTTGATGAATATGATCCTTGCGAACCAAAAGGGCTACAAGGTAGCGGTAATTGTCAACGATATCGGTGAAATCAACGTCGATGCCAGTCTGATAGAGAAGGATGCCAATATCACGGATAAAAGCAGCCTTGTGCCGCTTACCAACGGCTGTATCTGCTGTACGCTTAAAACCGACCTTGTGATGCAGATTGAAAACCTCATTGCGTCGGGAAAGTACGACTATCTGCTGATTGAATCGAGCGGCGTATGCGAGCCGATGCCGATTGCGCAGGCTATTGAAACAATCGAAAACGGCTACTTGGATAATGTTGTCAGCGTTGTCGATGCGAAGCGGTTGGTGGATGAGTTTTCCGAGGGGGCACAGCTATTAAAAAAGAATATGGGAGAAGAAGATATCGAATCGCTCCTCGTCCAGCAGATTGAGTTTTGTTCTACGCTCATTATCAATAAAAAAGATTTGGTAACGGAAGATCAGATGAAAAAGGTGAGGGCTGTTGTTACTAAACTCCAGCCCCATGTTAAGGTGATAGAGACGACACGGTGTCAGGTACCGCTCGAGGATTTGCTTGCGACAAAGCGGTTCGACTTTGAAAAAGTCTTTGAAAGTGCGGGCTGGGTTGCCGAGTTGGAAAAACGTGCGGAAGAATATGACGATGATGATGAAGAGTGCGACCATGAGCACTGCGATCACGACCATCATGATGAGCATGAACACTGCGACCATGACGAACACGAACATGGCCATCACGAACATGATGAACATGGAGGGCACGGACACGGGCATCACCACCACCATCATCACGAACATAAACATGAAGGCGCGGATGAGGATGAGTACGGTATCGGCTCTTTCGTATACTACCGCCGCCGCCCGTTCAGCAGGGAAAAGCTTGAAAAATATGCAGGAGTATGGCCGCGTAATATTATCCGCTCCAAGGGCGTCGTCTGGTTCAGCGATGAACAGGATATGGCATACGTCTTTGAAACTTCGGGACGGCAAATTCAAGCAGGAGCTTCCGGCAGATGGCTCGCAACCGCCTCTAAACGCGAGCAGGAAAAAATCCTCGCCAAAGAACCTCGGATGCGGGAAGAATGGGACGAAAAAGTCGGCGACCGGATGATTAAGCTCTGCATTATCGGGCAAAAGCTTGATAAAAAGAAGATTTGCGCAGACTTGGATGCCCTGCTCGATTAACAAAATGCTGAACAAAAACCGTTTTTAATAGATTAAACCTGTTCGACAACGCAGTTATCGAACAGGTCTGTTTTATAAGGTGAGATAAGATGGAAGAAGTAAAGGCAAGACCTATCGGCCCGGCTGAAAACAAGATGGGCGTTATGCCGATTATGAAGCTCATCCTCAATATGTCGCTGCCGATGATGTTTTCGATGTTTATTATGGCATTGTACAATATCGTTGACAGTATCTTTGTGGCAAAAATCAACGAGGATGCGTTGACGGCCGTATCTCTTGCCTTTCCCATTCAAAACCTGATGATTTCCTTTGCCGTAGGGACGGGTGTCGGCGTTAATGCGCTGCTGTCCAAACGGCTCGGGCAGCGGAATCAAGATGATGTCAACAAAACCGCGATGAACGCCGTTTTTCTGGCAGCCTGTAACTTTATCGTTTTTTTTATTGCGGGGATTATACTGGTACGCCCCTACCTTGCCTCGCAGGGAGTAGACGCCGGAATTGTTACCTACGGAGAAGAGTATTTGGATATTGTGCTTCGATGGTCGTTCGCGCTCTTTTTCGGTATTACGTTCGACCGGCTGCTCCAATCGACGGGACTTACGCTGTATACAATGTATTCACAGCTTTCCGGTGCGATTTTCAATGTGATATTCGACCCGCTGCTAATTTTCGGGATTGGGCCGTTCCCCAAAATGGGTATACGAGGGGCGGCGCTTGCAACCGTATTGGGTCAGATTCTCGGCCTCTGTGTTTCGGTTTTCTTTAACCTAACAAAAAACCGTGAAATTCAGTTTAAGCTTAAAAATCTGCTTCCCGAACCGCGCATTGTTGCGGAAATTTATAAGGTCGGCGTGCCGTCGATTCTCCTCAGCTCGATAACATCGATTACCACTTATTTTCTGAACATCATCTTGAGCGCTTTTTCGAGCACTGCAATTGCGGTGTACGGCGTGTACTTTAAGCTGAACAGCTTTATCTTTATGCCGGTGTTCGGATTGAATAACGGTATGGTGCCGATTATTGCGTACAATTACGGGGCACGGAACAGAAAGCGGATTACGGCGACGATACGGAACGGCCTTTTGCTTGCGATGGGGGTTATGCTATTCGGGCTGGTACTTTTTGAATTATTCCCTGCGCAGCTTTTGGGGCTGTTCGATGCATCCCCCGCGATGCTCGCGATCGGTGTTCCTGCAATCCGCATCATCGCATGCAGCTTTCTCGGAGCAGCGCTCGGTATCACCTTTTCTTCGGTATTTCAAGCATTCGGCAACGCAGTCTACAGTATGATTGCGACCTTTGTGCGTCAAATCGTCGCACTCCTTCCGGCAGCGTATCTGCTTTCGCTGTCCGGTGATGTCAATGCCATCTGGTGGTCGTACCTTATTGCCGAAGTTGTTTCCATCATCGCGTGTATCTTTTTTATGCATCGTATTTACAAAGAAAAAATCGAACCGCTGCCGGTGTAAAGTGTCGGATATGTTTGCCTTGAGCAATTTGACATCATTCTAGACATAACCTCATTTATATAGTAGATTAAGAAAATTTAGTAAAGTGGCTGTACCGGAATACAACAGTCAAGGATTAATTGTGAAAATTAAAAGTATAGCATTCATTCTTATCCTGCTCACGGTGAGTCTTTATACGATTTCTTGTACAAAAGAAGATAGGCTCTATGCTTCAAATGGAATTTATGATATCTCAGATATTGATAAGGATACAGTCTATTCGCTGAAAGGTTCATGGGCTTATGCAGAACAAGAATTTGTTTCTTCGGTTATGCCGCTCGAGGCATATATGCATTTCCAGCCGATTGAATTCGGCTGGACAACATATACGCCTGCACAACCGGTACAAGGATATGCTTCGTATGCGGTCAGAATCCGCGGTTTTGAGCCTCAGAAGATATATGCGATGCATTTTACCCGCACATCCTCGGCCTTCACCGTATATCTAAACGGTAACCTATTCTATACATCGGGAGTTCCCGGAAAGAATTTCAAAGAAGAGGTGTTTGATTGGCATTCCGATACGGTTATCTTACCGCTGAATAATGAAACAGAAGCAACCATTGTCATTCATTTGTCGAATTTTCATGATAGGAATCCGGGGTTGGAAACGCCCTTTCTTTTTGGTCTTTATTCAACATTGCAAACAAAAAAAGTATTGGATAAATTGATTTCATCCGGTATCTTTTCTATTCTCTTCAGTATGGCTACTTTCTTTATTTCTTTATTCCTTTTTTACCGAAAAGAAACGACTGCCGGTATCTTTGGGTTGCTTTGTTACGGTTTTGCCGTCAGAACACTTTGTTATAATGACTTTTTATTAAGAAGTTTCTTCCCCGATGTGTCGACAATTACTATGTACCGGTTGGGGTATTTGACATTTCCGCTTTGTGCTATTTTTACCTTTCTTTTTATTCTTAATTTATTTATCAAAAAACCGTCAAAGGTTTTTTATTTTTTGACTATTCCGCTGTTTTTGTACGGTTTAATGACACTTCTTGCGCCGATGCCGGTATTCGTCGGCATCTTGCTGGGTGTGCAGCTCTATATATTATTTCTTTCTACTATTGTATGCATAGTTGTTGCTTATGCATTAATCAAACGGAAACCGTATGCGTTGACATTTTTAATCTCATTTTTATTGTTTATCAGTGCAGCAATATTTGACGGATTAATTTCCAACGGTATTATCAATGCTCCCTTTATTTCTCATTTTGGCGTATTGCTATTGATGGTTCCGATGGCATTTGTTGTTATTCGGCATTTTTCTGCAGCTTTTAAAACACAAGAGCAGATGATTGAATCGATTCAAAACACCAATATATCTTTTCAACGATTCTTTCCGAATGAGTTCTTGCAATTTTTGAATAAGAAAAACGTTACGGATATTTCGCTTGGTGACAATACTA
Encoded proteins:
- a CDS encoding CapA family protein, with translation MRRLAAFIFPILFSCCVIAASLQVDDSQTDQNAPELSVNNNTCSSRNSSHTPSLVMTFAGDLMAHNVNFNMSMYDLIYKDVEKILHNDDLSFVNIETPVCDTLPLSTYPNFNVHTSYLRAAVQAGFDVLSFANNHTNDHGRTGIDGTLAAVRTVQKERLTAGMLPPFLIFSGLKDSENDRIQVTPFFYKGWNILFCSVTEILNSYDSSKNRLYYSAPTKQGREALLSAIKEARNRYPCDLFILGLHLNEPEYGRTVSEAKKAWFKQLGEAGIDIVWAHHPHVMQSWETITVERPLVLQEAVISEQCQIFCMYSMGNFISGQRWHTRYDDPAFYREYTGDAVLLQLTCTRNEAGRADFSVSPLLITQYNEPAYPVVKRFTQEWIDTLNEKEKKYFTKRLELMQGYLPINISNE
- the dnaB gene encoding replicative DNA helicase produces the protein MSDMMKQLSSLKDKIPPNNTEAEIAVLGAILLDSDAIGTVLQYIRAESFYTIAHQKIFQAVVDLYNKGQNVDILVISEHLRQEGLLDSVGGTAYIASLTDAVPSTANVTYYAKIVLDAAIRRSLLRISHQISADVFDQTVAYSSVLEQAQKNIFDLTDAGQSATFHTPKDLILEAIEIIEARAKHRDEFSGIPSGFEFLDSLTSGFQNSELIIIGARPSIGKTALALTIADYISVIKKIPVAFFSLEMSNMQLIHRLFSLESRVSSSKIRSGNLQTADFQKLQDAAGRLYDAPLYIVDMPNMKLLDLRAMARQLCLQEGVKIIFIDYLGLISSENNLIPRHERFAEISQSLKSLARELNIPVIALSQVGRDAEGTAPTLANLRESGAIEQDADVVMFLHREKRESPDTELIVAKQRNGPVATVNLEFISECTRFVSKTRNE
- the rplI gene encoding 50S ribosomal protein L9, with the translated sequence MKVILNEDVKHLGEEGDIKDVAKGYARNYLFPRNLAVPCNSFTLAHFESRKEEIEQRKAVKRQNAAGLKERLEALTLTIVMPAGPNGKLYGAVTNQTVSDELQKLGFEVERKRIELPGLTFKSVGHYNATLKLYEAAVAVLPIVVEAQPEAEKTVEAKPEKRSRRRQEETEEVQADVKVEESAETQE
- the rpsR gene encoding 30S ribosomal protein S18; its protein translation is MADEILNTAEVDTNTQENPREGGGEERQGNKKGKMFFRKKVCRFCAQKAKIDYKDPDSLRRFITERGKILPRRITGTCAKHQRKLALEIKRARALALLPYVVD
- the ssb gene encoding single-stranded DNA-binding protein, with protein sequence MADINHVVLVGRLTRDAELKYTQGGAAVCRFSIAINRRRKNGEEWVEEVNYFDIVLWGRQGEALNQYLVKGKQVAIDGELRQNRWEQDGQTRSKVEIIANNLQLLGGGSGSGQQMNNGNRETYQRSNAPSAYQARQNTPPSNDGYEADFDNANYDNIPF
- the rpsF gene encoding 30S ribosomal protein S6 yields the protein MRKYELMTVFPIEEAQFKPGIEDVRSVLGDFSVQIDSEDPFGDRELTYEIKKRTKGRYVLFNIHAEPDKIIEIDRKFKLNQNLLTFLFIKIDE
- a CDS encoding GTP-binding protein; the protein is MKKPLVPITLLCGYLGAGKTTLMNMILANQKGYKVAVIVNDIGEINVDASLIEKDANITDKSSLVPLTNGCICCTLKTDLVMQIENLIASGKYDYLLIESSGVCEPMPIAQAIETIENGYLDNVVSVVDAKRLVDEFSEGAQLLKKNMGEEDIESLLVQQIEFCSTLIINKKDLVTEDQMKKVRAVVTKLQPHVKVIETTRCQVPLEDLLATKRFDFEKVFESAGWVAELEKRAEEYDDDDEECDHEHCDHDHHDEHEHCDHDEHEHGHHEHDEHGGHGHGHHHHHHHEHKHEGADEDEYGIGSFVYYRRRPFSREKLEKYAGVWPRNIIRSKGVVWFSDEQDMAYVFETSGRQIQAGASGRWLATASKREQEKILAKEPRMREEWDEKVGDRMIKLCIIGQKLDKKKICADLDALLD
- a CDS encoding MATE family efflux transporter, whose product is MEEVKARPIGPAENKMGVMPIMKLILNMSLPMMFSMFIMALYNIVDSIFVAKINEDALTAVSLAFPIQNLMISFAVGTGVGVNALLSKRLGQRNQDDVNKTAMNAVFLAACNFIVFFIAGIILVRPYLASQGVDAGIVTYGEEYLDIVLRWSFALFFGITFDRLLQSTGLTLYTMYSQLSGAIFNVIFDPLLIFGIGPFPKMGIRGAALATVLGQILGLCVSVFFNLTKNREIQFKLKNLLPEPRIVAEIYKVGVPSILLSSITSITTYFLNIILSAFSSTAIAVYGVYFKLNSFIFMPVFGLNNGMVPIIAYNYGARNRKRITATIRNGLLLAMGVMLFGLVLFELFPAQLLGLFDASPAMLAIGVPAIRIIACSFLGAALGITFSSVFQAFGNAVYSMIATFVRQIVALLPAAYLLSLSGDVNAIWWSYLIAEVVSIIACIFFMHRIYKEKIEPLPV
- a CDS encoding adenylate/guanylate cyclase domain-containing protein gives rise to the protein MKIKSIAFILILLTVSLYTISCTKEDRLYASNGIYDISDIDKDTVYSLKGSWAYAEQEFVSSVMPLEAYMHFQPIEFGWTTYTPAQPVQGYASYAVRIRGFEPQKIYAMHFTRTSSAFTVYLNGNLFYTSGVPGKNFKEEVFDWHSDTVILPLNNETEATIVIHLSNFHDRNPGLETPFLFGLYSTLQTKKVLDKLISSGIFSILFSMATFFISLFLFYRKETTAGIFGLLCYGFAVRTLCYNDFLLRSFFPDVSTITMYRLGYLTFPLCAIFTFLFILNLFIKKPSKVFYFLTIPLFLYGLMTLLAPMPVFVGILLGVQLYILFLSTIVCIVVAYALIKRKPYALTFLISFLLFISAAIFDGLISNGIINAPFISHFGVLLLMVPMAFVVIRHFSAAFKTQEQMIESIQNTNISFQRFFPNEFLQFLNKKNVTDISLGDNTNKNMFIAFIHLGIKAKLSSSSAREELLILYNTVIQAANPIIKKYKGFIDKYLTDGLMVLFYGTAEETVDCIIEITQLIKKINIHRQQQKLSSIHISSGIHYGKLMMGTIGEPERMDTTVISDVVNISSRMHSYATEKKVNVIISETVREQLLENYWRTHTCFYYGKIKFHGKRNLINVYEVDLL